From the genome of Primulina eburnea isolate SZY01 chromosome 12, ASM2296580v1, whole genome shotgun sequence, one region includes:
- the LOC140807735 gene encoding splicing factor U2af small subunit B-like — protein sequence MAEHLASIFGTEKDRVNCPFYFKIGACRHGDRCSRLHNRPNISPTLVLSNMYQRPDMITPGVDTQGQPIDPAKIQEHFEDFYEDIFEELSKFGEIETLNICDNLADHMIGNVYVQFKEEDQAAAALQALQGRYYSGRPIIGDFSPVTDFREATCRQYEENNCNRGGYCNFMHVKMIGRELRRKLFGRYSRRSMRGRSRSRSVSPPEYYHRRDKERERGDHDRRDHRGRRGGGGDRHGDRYEGERRGHGGSSRRSRSPVREGSEERRARIEQWNREREEKG from the coding sequence ATGGCAGAGCACTTGGCCTCAATATTCGGGACGGAGAAAGACCGCGTGAATTGCCCCTTCTACTTCAAGATCGGCGCCTGTCGTCACGGGGACCGCTGCTCCCGCCTCCATAACCGACCCAATATATCCCCCACGTTGGTCCTCTCCAACATGTACCAACGTCCGGATATGATTACCCCTGGCGTAGACACCCAGGGACAGCCAATCGACCCAGCTAAGATACAGGAGCATTTCGAGGATTTTTACGAGGACATCTTCGAGGAACTCAGTAAATTTGGTGAAATCGAGACCCTCAATATATGCGACAATCTCGCTGATCACATGATCGGCAATGTCTATGTCCAGTTCAAGGAAGAGGATCAGGCCGCCGCTGCCTTGCAGGCCTTGCAGGGTAGGTACTATTCCGGTCGCCCAATTATTGGAGATTTCTCTCCAGTTACAGATTTTCGCGAGGCTACCTGCAGGCAGTACGAGGAGAATAATTGTAACCGGGGTGGGTATTGCAATTTCATGCATGTCAAGATGATCGGCAGGGAGCTCAGGAGGAAGCTCTTTGGAAGGTACAGTCGGAGGTCTATGAGGGGCAGGAGCCGGAGCAGGAGTGTCAGCCCACCCGAGTATTACCACAGGCGGGATAAGGAACGCGAAAGGGGGGATCACGACAGGCGGGACCACCGTGGGAGGAGGGGTGGTGGCGGTGACAGACATGGAGATAGATATGAGGGAGAGAGAAGGGGGCATGGAGGGAGTTCGAGGAGGAGCCGAAGTCCCGTGAGAGAAGGTAGCGAGGAGCGGCGAGCTAGGATTGAACAGTGGAATCGGGAGAGGGAAGAGAAGGGTTAG